The segment GGGGATGCTCATCACCGCGTAGCCGGTCGCGATTTCCTGCGCATTGTCAACGTTCAATTTGACGAATTTGATTTTCCCATCCATCTTCGCAGCGGTTTTCTCGAACGCAGGCGCGTACATCTTGCACGGCGGGCACCACTCTGCGTAGAAATCAACGAGCACAGGAAGCTGGCTTTCCAGAACCTCCTTCTTGAAATTCGAATTGTCAACAACAAGCATCAAACCACCCGTAATTGAAGGGTCGCAGGTGGTTTATAATACTAACTCGTTTCCGCCTCCCCGGATTTAATTTCGTCCACTGAACTCTCCAGCTTGCCGTTTTGTTTGAATACGATGAGCGCATTTGCGAGCTTGCACGTGTTCATGCCCAGGAAATCCGAGTGCGCTATCATTCCGAGCAGTTCCCTCGCATCCTTGCTTCCGTTCT is part of the Candidatus Micrarchaeia archaeon genome and harbors:
- the trxA gene encoding thioredoxin codes for the protein MLVVDNSNFKKEVLESQLPVLVDFYAEWCPPCKMYAPAFEKTAAKMDGKIKFVKLNVDNAQEIATGYAVMSIPTTILFKGGKAAASFVGAMGEAALEQWLTDKI